In Symmachiella dynata, the following are encoded in one genomic region:
- a CDS encoding sialidase family protein: MKRSLFTVFTLLSLSTFVGADDPLGPAEEAQAKDARDVIHTIFQGQSPDKLVCDTTLRALPDGSWVMVMLGGGDKEPSPRNRIFLTRSLDQGRTWSEMQPIDFGVKKNDPNRALVPTELMVHGERCTLFFTTHDGRFGEARTWQAHSNDSCRTWSAMTPVPDPLHKASFIRNHIVTRDGRIMLPFQFYVGERFPHNPRNGVMISEDDGKTWSVHGWIRLTDNDKYRGWAENNIVELADGTISMLIRADNLGGVLYRADSHDGGKTWPDFATKTDIPNPGSKATLYPLGGDRVAILHNPHPKQRNPLSLWISDDGMQTWPYRRVLVDSPGRLNYPDGFVSPDKEFLHFAFDDNRHRAVYVGAKLPAAD, from the coding sequence ATGAAGCGGTCTCTGTTCACCGTTTTCACACTACTCTCGCTTTCCACGTTCGTTGGGGCCGATGATCCGCTTGGCCCTGCGGAGGAGGCGCAGGCGAAGGATGCGCGCGATGTCATCCATACCATCTTCCAGGGCCAGTCTCCCGACAAACTTGTCTGCGACACCACGCTCCGCGCGCTGCCGGACGGGTCGTGGGTCATGGTGATGCTCGGTGGAGGGGACAAGGAACCATCGCCGCGAAACCGGATCTTTCTCACCCGGAGTCTGGACCAGGGGCGGACCTGGTCGGAGATGCAGCCGATTGATTTTGGTGTCAAGAAAAATGATCCCAACCGCGCTTTGGTCCCCACTGAATTGATGGTGCACGGCGAACGCTGCACCCTGTTTTTTACAACGCATGACGGCCGTTTCGGTGAGGCGCGGACATGGCAGGCACACAGCAACGACTCTTGTCGCACTTGGTCGGCAATGACCCCCGTGCCCGATCCGTTGCATAAAGCTAGTTTCATACGGAATCACATTGTGACCCGCGACGGACGCATCATGCTGCCGTTTCAGTTTTATGTCGGAGAACGTTTCCCCCACAATCCGCGTAACGGCGTGATGATCAGTGAGGACGACGGCAAAACTTGGTCCGTCCACGGATGGATTCGGCTGACCGACAATGACAAATACCGTGGCTGGGCCGAAAACAACATCGTGGAGCTGGCCGACGGGACAATTTCGATGCTGATTCGCGCCGACAATTTGGGGGGCGTCTTGTATCGCGCCGACTCGCACGACGGCGGCAAGACCTGGCCCGATTTCGCCACCAAGACCGACATCCCCAATCCCGGTTCCAAAGCCACGTTGTATCCTCTCGGCGGCGACCGCGTAGCGATCTTGCACAATCCCCACCCCAAGCAGCGCAATCCGCTCTCGTTGTGGATCAGCGACGACGGTATGCAAACCTGGCCGTATCGCCGCGTCCTGGTCGACTCTCCCGGCCGCTTAAATTATCCCGATGGATTCGTCAGCCCCGACAAAGAGTTTCTGCATTTCGCATTTGATGACAACCGGCACCGCGCGGTGTATGTCGGTGCCAAGCTACCGGCTGCGGATTAG